The genomic interval tgtttgttcagGTGCAGACAGGCTGGGCCAAAGGCTTGTGCCTCATTACCCCTTTTACAGaccacccccaacccccacccaTCCATAAGCCCCATAGGGCTTCTTCTTGACCAGCTAGTCAGCAATAATGACTGAACTGCAAGCCGAAGTGACTCAGTAATCGATATGGACAAAGTATCATATTTCAGTCtgtgtatttaatgtattaatCTATTGAAATTATTATGCACCTATTTAAAGAGTGTGCTGATGTATGTGAGTTATGTGTGCAGGccaaatgaatttaaaaaagggTAAATCAATTTAACTGGCCAATAATAGACTTTTCCAGTAATATTCAAAGACAGGTTTTAAGTTCAAATATATactgaagcacaaaaacaacatacaataaaaaaaaaaaataaaaaataaagaaaaaaagctgtttttctccttttctccctcCATTCTCTTCCCTGCTTCAGTCAGCATAGATACAGAGAAGACGCAgaataaatgttaatgtaaacaCATGGAAAcctaaacatatttttttacttCTCCAGATGCATCTCCATATTCTTTGTTGAATTTCAAATGCACTTTGCGCGGGATTACTCTGGAACTGCATGGATCCATTCTCTGGTGGACTGCACCACTATGCTTTGTGGTATGTGATCATTGTGTCCCATTGACTACCTGTCACCATGCACAAGAATACTTTGATACTACACGTATAATTTGAGTCATGTTTTTCTCACTGTCAAAGTGGCAAAATGCCTTTGTTTTGTCTGAAAAGGAACAGTTTGACTATGGTCATTTAAGATGTTTCAGAGTGACCACCATATCCAAGCTGCTCCCACTAAACTGTTCTGAACTATTTGGACTCCATATTTTAAATGCAGGATTAAACTTAATCAAAGAACACCATTCATTTCCATTTAGTCAAGATAGAACATACACAGGCTTTGTTACATTGTTACAGCATATTTAATGTAAAGATATTCAGTCTGCAAGAAAAAATGCCTCGGTAATGTACAAACATCtgttccaaaaaagttgagacagTATGTAAAaagatcatttaaaaaaacatttaaatatgtaaactCACTTAACAACATGTTAATGACTTGTTCCAATGTGCACTATGcattatcagatttaatatttatGAATAGAGGGACAAACATTTATTGACAATGATTCCTAAAAGTATTCCTAAGCATAAACCTATCCATTCGCCATGTGTTTATGTCCATcacaatgtatttttatatttcagtgcACACTGAATGATCAAAATTCACTTTTTGTGTTGAGTGATAGAATTTTTTGAAGATCTAATTCAATGTAAAGGGTAAACCAATGAAAATGCAATCGTTGCTTGAGTAAAATTGCTCTTAAAAGTTTGGATTATTACATGCCTTGacaagcatgttttttttttttacctttcagAACATTCCCTGACTATAATTACCACTCCCAGATTTTGGGAACATATTGTGCTGAATACTTTTTAGAATAATAAACTATATTtacaataagtaaataaataaagttgataAGGTGGAATATtaaatatctatatatttaatctatatatttaaaaatatgtatctatATTGGTTTTATTTCTGATGAACATGGATTTACAGATAGGTGGTATCTCTTTTATTCTGAGTGTAGTGTGCAAACTAGAATAAAAATGGCATTAAGATATTGGACTTGAACTGTATAACCGTGCTTCCAGTTTCCCCACTTGATCCTCACACACGACAGGTTTTTATTTTGCTAAATGGCAGAGCATTTCTCCTCTAAAAGACCTGAAGTCTGCAGGAGGCTGTACCCCCTCTCTCGCTTAAAAGTCAGCAACACACAGCGAACATCTTGAGAGGACATGGCAGTGTCACAACAGCTTGACCTGAAACAGCAtgcctgtttgtttttatcctacTCACCGCAATCTCCTGTCACGATAGCTTGCATTTCAGAGGGAGCCTTCTAAAGGCTTTTGTGACTCAGGAAAAGCCATTTTTGGCTGGTGTCTGTTAGCGCTGGAAGATTAATTGAGTTTACATTGAAAACAAAGTTTGATATTATGCAATTTTCAAACTTCGAGCTGCAGTTTTAattcaaacatattttattatattaagtgTATTTGGATATTTAACCTGAGAACATAAGGCTTGTAAACCACCTGTGAATTAATTACACCAACCGTAAGCAAAGAAAGCAAAATTTAACATCAGAACACTGTGCTGTGTAAATGACTACCCACAAACACAAGTGGCAATCTTGAACCCTATGTTCGGTGTTCCCGATAGATCCAAAGTTCATCTTGTCCAAAAGTAGTGCTAGACATCAGTTTATAGAAAATGTTAATCAATACCACAGTattgaacagaaaattcagttacttattttttaaatcactcaGCTCTAGTAGCTGCTGacttataaaaagaaaatggaaataCATTAAGACCACAGGACTTAAGCAATGCCATTGATGTTACATAAACTCTTCCAATACTGCAATTAGCTGATGTGTTAACTCTCTTATCGCAGGACTGATAGTGAAGTGTCAGCTCAGAAGTTCAACGGATTTCAAAGAACTAGACAtcctgcagtgtattactgtgaAATAAGGAAAACTAATGCCCCTTGTACTTGTGATCATCATGTCAATTCTAATGAACGACTTCCTTTGGCTAAGATGTCAATTTGCCATCATTTTCCAGATCATATTTCtgtatcttattttttttttttggcagctcCGTTGGGCAGCCTGATTGGGAATCACCTGTCATGTCGAGTTGCTGTGATATTAGGAGGATTTCTGGCCTCTATAGGCTTGGTGCTCAGCTCCTTTGCCACCAGTCTGGAGTATCTCTACCTCACTCTCGGAGCTTTAACAGGTAAAACACCTTAATGCCAGTCCATAATTTGGGAATGTTGATATTTTAAGACACATTCATTGCTGACACAAGTGTTCAAATACACATTAttagcttgtataatctctctGTGTATATACATTGTGAATAGGATGGTATAGACTAAGATTAACATATAGCAAGTATAGATACAAGAATATGGGAATTATATTCCGATGCTGATAGTCTTGcttataaataaacatgaaatcTAGAAGCTGGAATTACATTAATTGAATTACCTTACACAGACATTTAACAATTTTATTGCATCAACCTGGCCATTAACCAggttgtgtttttggatcgtgggaggaaaccggagcccccgcaggaaacccacgcagacacagagagaacacaccaaactcctcacagacccggaGCAAGGCTTGagtccacaacctccaggtccctggagctgtatgactacCTGCTGCCGCCatacttttttctgttttgccaaGTAAAAATCCTTCCAGTATACCTCAACAGACACATTATAGGATGTGATAGATAGTATGtaaattatttacaaaaataaaacatttttaggcCCAGTTTGTTGATTGGTCTTGCATAGTACACTTACCTGACAAAGCTAGTAATGTTAAATAGTGGGAATTAAAACTTTGCAATTTACAATTGAAGTGGCCACTCTATCAATGACAGAGAAGAGCAAGCATAAACCAAAACAAAGGTATACAGTAGCGAATACCTAGCGCTCAGCTAGGTAATTACTGCTCTGAGGTCTTGTCAAATGAAGCTTTGCAGCCAAACTGGTTACGTTGCTTACCTGGAGATTGttcaattacatttttgtgTGGGCTGTGGAATGTTTTGTGGTGGGGTATGTGGGCCACCAGctgcaaaagtttgggaaccatgGCTctatagtaaactaaacatatcattacattttattttgaaatttatGTCTTTCCATTGTggatattttttaaagtaaGTGCCCTCCACAACCAATATGATTTCATTATGCATTATATTTAATATCTTAATGCCGAGTGAAGGCTTAAGGGAAATAGAACCCCACAGCACTGGGCTAGGGGATaaaatgtgcagagtttagCCAAGTCAAGTCAATTCAGTTTATCGAGTACTTCTTACAACTGCCACAAAGCAGCTTTTACCAGGGTCTGGTCCCAAATGACTGTTGCTGATGTGACAGTGGCATGGAAAAGTTCACTGAGAgtatgaggaagaaaccttaaTAGAAGCCAAGACTCAAAAGAGGAACCCGTCCTCCTCGGGTCAACACTGGAGCAAAGCAACAAAAATGTAACCTTATTATCAAAGAAGTAGTTAGTTTCACACAGAAACATGATCAGAGCTTTTAGCTCAGTTTGAGCCAGAGCTAATCACACTCCCACTTACATCAGTTAATCAAATATTAAATTTGTTGACAACTTTAAATTCTTTGAGGTAAATATTTAAGACGATGGTTGTAAAGTGTAAAGAGAAAATGTAGTGATATGTAATCCCCTTTTTTACATACAGATAGGTCAGAATTTTAGTGGACTGCAGCCATCCAGCTAATTTCACATCACAAAACCACTGTGGCGTCAAATCCCAAGGCGTGAGTTGCTgcaaacagacaaagaaaagatgctaatttgtatttattcattcattcattctttcattgtctgtaaacccttatcctgttcagggtcaaggtgggtgcaaggcaggaaaacatcctgcagggggcgccagtccttcacagggcgacacacacacgcacacacacatattcactcacacactcactcctatggacacttttttgagtcaccaatccacctaccaacgtgtgtttttggacattgGGAaaacgcaccaaactcctcaaagacagtcacccggagcaggacttgctccccaacctccaggtccctggagctgtgtagttGCAACACTACCTCTTGTGCCACCATGTCGCCTTAATTTGTATTTAATCATTTGGAAAACATTTGTCTGACTGAACATAAGATGATGCTGTAACTAGATcggatgtgttctctctgcaggCCTGGGCTTTGCCCTTTGTTACACACCAGCCATCGCTATGGTCGGAGTTTATTTCTGCGAGAGGAAGTCGCTGGCGTACGGCATAGCCATGTCAGGCAGTGGCATTGGCACATTTGTGCTTGCCCCTGTGGTGCAGTTGCTGATCGAGCACTACTCGTGGCGAGGAGCTCTCCTCATTCTCGGAGGCCTGGTGTCTAACCTGTGCGTGTGTGGAGCTTTGTTACGGCCCATCACTCTGAAAGAAGAAGAAGCCTGCCCCCTGCCTGTAGACTCTGAGTGTGGATACAAAAACAAACCCCTGGCTGCCGTGAGCTCTGCTGAAGGGAAGCAGCTTGCTGCCAGTGAACAGCAAACACTCAGCAAACAGCGCTGCCTCCAATCTCTGCACGAGTACCATTTCCTGCTAATGCCTGACTTCCTGGTGCTGGCAGGCTCCTTCCTGTTCCTGGCCAGTGGCTGCAGCTTGCCCTTTGTTTATCTGGTGCCCTATGCCTTGGATGTCGGGGTCAgtcaccaccatgctgcctttCTGATGTCTATTTTAGGGGTCATTGACATCATTGGCAACATCACATTCGGCTGGCTCACTGATAGGAGGTGAGCATCTTTGAGCTTTAATGAGAGatgaaaaaattaaatgtgcaattatttgtcattgtataatgtacaacaaaatgtgttttctgcatttaacccatctgtggcagtgaacacgcacactagtgcactaggcaCTGTGAACACAAACCCAGAGCGGCGGGCAACCATCCCCAGCACctggagcagttgtgggttcagtgccttgctcaagggcacctcagccatggactgagggaggaggacagtgctgttccttcactcccaccaccccaAATTCTCCTGACAGTCATGGGAATTGAACAAACAACCGCTCAGTCCAAAGCCCTGTTCTCTAAGCACTAGGCCAGGGAAAACTTGTTTTTGAACATCTGACCTTGTTTCCACTGCTTAGACTTTTCTGTAAATTTTCTGAAAGCTCAGttaaaaatacactgtaaaagtgTATTTGAGTAAACCTTTGACCCCTTAAAAGGCCTGTCAATGGGTTCAAGCTATCAATTTCTTACCACTGTAACCTACATTTTTTCGCTTGTGGTTACTGAATTATAAGATTACATTTTAGGAGCTTATTTGGCATAGAATCTTCACATGTAGCTTTCTGTAGATTAGATTATTTTTCAGCTCACCTTTTGACTCCacttgaatttattttaaataataaaattcatACAAAATTGCAATTTCTTATTAacttaacagaaaaaaaatgtacagtggAAATGttacaagtgacatgcattaTGTATCTCATTCATTCGCCATGTTGCAACATCTCTGCGCCCCCCTACTTCGGGAaccactgtgttacataatGTTATGTaatctttacataattatagAATCATCTTTTTTGTGTCTGGCGTTGTTCCTGAAACCTTTATTcttaaatgtagaaaataaaatgcattcgTTTATAGTTGCATTCGCAAAGTGAATGATAGTAAAAATTGGACATTCCTAATTCTGGTACATTATCTTGGTCCTGGAGTACGATTTCTGGCAAATACTTATGTTTTCTGTGCATAGTCAgctaattaatacatttttacgtATTAATATGAGTTACTATGAATGTACTAGAGCAGGAAAACACTATAATGCTAATAGCTGGCTCAGGTTAACTATATTTAATAGAACCAGAAAGCTTAGCACAACTGAAGTTGACTGTTTCTACTTTTCTCAGGTGGCTGAAGAAGTACAGGAGCATCTGCTACATGGTTGCGGTTGGGATGGAGGGTCTCTGCTGCTTTTTTATCCCCCTCCTTCGAACGTTTGCTCTGCTGGTGCCTTTCTCTGTGCTCTACGGCTATTTTGATGGTGCCTATGTGGCCCTCATTCCTGTGGTGACATCAGATGTCGTAGGAACAACATACCTCTCTTCTGCTCTGGGAGTGGTATACTTCCTACATGCCATTCCTTACCTGGTTAGCCCCCCTATTGGAGGTGAGTGCCATTAGCATTATAGTGTTTTGCTTTAAGTTGAAgcattactgtaaaaaaaactgaTCTGAAGTGTACCCTAGAAGTTATTTCTTTGCAAGTTCATTAGACAAATACAGAGTTGAGTACAGTAGCCTAAATCTGTACTAGTCATTAGTTATTACTGCCATTCTGACCTTCATCACTTATTTTGCCCCATTTAGATTGACTGGAAAGCATCTATTGTGTTTCCCATGTTAAACCTGTTTATGGTTAGAATAGGAAAGTTTACTTCAGGGTTATAATTGGTTGCTGGTCTGaggtaaacaaaaacagttGGATCATGACCAATTCACTGCAgacactacatttcccacagtGCACCAGAATTTTTCATTTGAACCTCAGCTGCcttgaaatcattcattcattcattgtctgtaaccacttatccagtttagggttgctgtgggtccagagcctacccagaatcagtgggcgccagtccttcacagggcgacacacatccACTAACATATAACACATTCACTTAACATATGTTCATTGTCATCAAATCTGATGCTTTTAATTGTGACCATGCAGTTGTGATCAAGTCTGTTGTTAATCAGCACATAAATTCTAAGAGTGCTAATTTCAAGAACAGTCTTGAGTAGGTCCTATATTAAcattaatgcttttttttaaatcttttttgtaATTCAGGCTGGCTGGTTGACACAACAGGAAACTACACAGCAACGTTTTTCTTAAGTGGCTTCGCCATGATCTCCAGCGCTCTACTGTTGTGCACTGTCACCATCATCCGCCACTGCCAAAGAATTCAGAAGACCAGGCAAAACAGAAAATACACACTGGAAGCGTGCAAGGCAGACTTTTATAACACCAAACATAAGAACCTGTTGATTATTAACACAGCCACCTCATAGCATCAGACCTGTTAGTTTTTGTATTCCGATgtttcttttcttatttttgtaACAATCAGGTGTGTGAACTACTGTAGATCTTGAAAAACAAAACCTGTGTAGCCTCACCAGCACACTTTACCTGTCTGTTCCCGGTTTGCTAAAGTgccttttttctgtcttttactATCTTTCTGTCCAAAAGCATTTCATTCTTGGCTTTTGAATGAAAAGCTAGAAACAGAAAAGGTGAGACAGAGCTGGTGCATATTGCATCGAACCTTTTTTATAAAGTCTTGGTCCATGTGCCATACAGCTCACAACTGTGTCAATTTTTCACTCTGATGAATATTAGCTTTATAAGGCTTTAACATTTGTCTATTACTTTGTGTGTCAGCGAGTCAAAGTTTTTTGGGGAGAAATGGTCATTTTACACTTCGATAAATAACTATTGTTATACTATGGGAATTTGTTGTGGAATTGGTTACAGAAAGGTGTTTTAAAACAGCAGGAGTGCTGATTccaatttgaaaaaaaaaaaagaaaaagttccTTGCCACACGAGGGCAGTGCTGCCTTGTGCAAGTTAATACAGTCTTCCAGTTTGAGTCGTTCAGACGATTCAATTTGATGAAACAAACAGTTTATACAACTGAATGAATACAAATGGCTTATCAAATTAATATTCATTGATTGTTTGTATATCTTTATTCTATTAAAAAAGAAGCCgcacatttaaatttattttacagtataCATTTAAGTATAATGGTGAATTTTAATAACTTTTAGCAGACTTTTAGATACACATACATATCACACACAATTGttaatattaaatttatttcattttttttttaacacaaggCAGTCCACAACCAGACAGTAAAAATCTCTGTGGTTCAAAATAATACAGCACTCCATTGGCATGCATAATGATCTATCAGCAAAGATAGCCACGTTATAAAAATAAGTtccaaaatgttaaataaaatgacttaaAATGGTATAAAAGCTTTTAAATCAGATAGTCTTTTGtgattttgtgaaatatttttatgtatgtattttgaATATGGAAAAATTCCAGTAACTCTAGCGTTTCTTATTATATCTCCAACTGAAATACACTTTTCCCAGAAAAATTCAGATTCCATAAAAATGTTTGAACTTTTGTAAAAATACCATTGCAGTTTAAAATAGTTTCATGTTTTGGCACTTAGGGCTCATGTCCTATTaatgttaaagaaaataaaggtcTTAATCACTGAAATATATATCTGGGCAGATGCACGGAACCCCTCGGCAATATGCAAATAAACCAGAATAATAGAATATCACTACATCACTCTGTCATTACACTTATGATGTACATATGACTTCCCACCACACTTTAGAGGACAACATAGAGAGCATTGGACAGTTGAAAATATACAGAACAATCCTACCGAAggttaatgtgcacatgcacatcAAGATTCTAATAAGGTTTTTCAAATGGTAATTCAATCCTTGCTCAAGTGTACGATGTTAAGTCACCATAACACAGTGGTTCTCGAACTTCTATAATTCCCCACCTCAGACGAAAGGGAATTGTCGCACCCCACCTGTCCCATATCGCCCCCaaaaacattaatacattttcatatttatttaagtaacacCAACTTCTATCTAAATAAACTGGCCTAAATAAACTGTGCTTATTTTTGCACAGACTGAAAAGTGAAAATCTGAAGCAAAGACAGGTGCAGGGcataggagtgagtttgatattggtGGGGGAACATATTTCATGAGTCAAAATgttagctataagctgattcttATGTggataaggcagtaaaatactgcgTTTATAATTAtgtggaacattcattcattcattatctgtaagtgcttatccagttgagggttgcggtgggtcaggagcctacctggaatcgttgggcgcaaggcgggaacacaccctggagggggcgtatGTGGAACaacatttgattaacattaatgttTGAGAGTGAGgttgtgtcccaaacaacacactatcAAACTTTATGTACTACTCTACAGAGAGCACTGCTAAGGGTGGTATatactattcagtgcagcagtgtgcagtttgggacaaTGTTATTGTTAACGTCTGTTTCCCTAACAGTTATATACCAGCcgctttcataactgtaattagccgtcattgttatctgttgtgcttttgttactgacctcaagcccagagctggtaaaaactaactttataaaccagacccTGACGGTGAATCggaggtcagtgaagctgatgattggagcaaaaagttcttcacactcacatctcaTACACAAACATGATTCTTTATAGAACAAAAAGTTGTTCTTCTAAAGCATCGGTCAAAGAACCCTTGGTAGCACCTTTAAGAGTGTAACTCCATTTTCTGTAATCCTACTCCAAGGATAATCTCAGCTCACACAGAGCACTGAGGTACTCATCATTGTGTTTAAATTGCAGAGCTTTTTCATAACATTCTATGGCTCTGCTGTTTTCTCCAATTTCCTTATGTACAAACCCCAGTAGCCCCCAGGCTTGTCCATCTTGAGGACTTTTTGATAAATATCTATTGGCTATCTTTAACAGTTTCCCAGCACTCCTTTTCCCATCCATTGATTTATGGTTAATCTTAAGACATTCCTTATAGTAGCTGATGGCAGGAGTAAGACATCTCTTTCTGTACTGCTGAAAGACcccaaaatgaaaatatactTGTTGTAGGCACTCATTTCTCTCCTTGGCCATCTGCAAACTTTGTTGAAATTGGTCTTCGGCACGATCAAGTTTGTTATCTTCCCCATACTGTACACCTAACTCTACCATCGCAGTGGTAAATACTTTC from Hoplias malabaricus isolate fHopMal1 chromosome 3, fHopMal1.hap1, whole genome shotgun sequence carries:
- the slc16a12b gene encoding monocarboxylate transporter 12-B, which translates into the protein MAQEQKKKAGVLPPDGGWGWMIVAGCFVVTVCTRAVTRCISIFFVEFQMHFARDYSGTAWIHSLVDCTTMLCAPLGSLIGNHLSCRVAVILGGFLASIGLVLSSFATSLEYLYLTLGALTGLGFALCYTPAIAMVGVYFCERKSLAYGIAMSGSGIGTFVLAPVVQLLIEHYSWRGALLILGGLVSNLCVCGALLRPITLKEEEACPLPVDSECGYKNKPLAAVSSAEGKQLAASEQQTLSKQRCLQSLHEYHFLLMPDFLVLAGSFLFLASGCSLPFVYLVPYALDVGVSHHHAAFLMSILGVIDIIGNITFGWLTDRRWLKKYRSICYMVAVGMEGLCCFFIPLLRTFALLVPFSVLYGYFDGAYVALIPVVTSDVVGTTYLSSALGVVYFLHAIPYLVSPPIGGWLVDTTGNYTATFFLSGFAMISSALLLCTVTIIRHCQRIQKTRQNRKYTLEACKADFYNTKHKNLLIINTATS